In Lolium perenne isolate Kyuss_39 unplaced genomic scaffold, Kyuss_2.0 unplaced26, whole genome shotgun sequence, a single genomic region encodes these proteins:
- the LOC127334185 gene encoding uncharacterized protein — protein sequence MANSGREHKRGVPRPPPLSLFIGREQEVSMTAQAPVTRTHPAAAGNNKKRMLSKQLSMKETTREVKWEKRRRQIQRQRSSMGMYDADREASASMNAIGNGVTDEDLDELKGSMELGFGFNEENGGQNLCDTLPALDLYFAVNRQLSEPKMRVCSRSLPSLSMARSSSSTQSSPGGSPMAQHSLLDSLKISSPGDNPQLIKTRLRQWAQVVACSVKHSS from the exons ATGGCCAACAGCGGCAGAGAGCACAAGCGTGGCGTTCCACGTCCACCACCATTGTCGCTCTTCATCGGTAGGGAACAAGAGGTCTCCATGACCGCGCAGGCACCTGTGACGCGGACACACCCGGCCGCCGCCGGCAACAACAAGAAGAGGATGCTGTCCAAGCAGCTGTCCATGAAGGAGACCACCAGGGAGGTCAAGTGGGAGAAGCGCCGGCGGCAGATTCAGCGGCAGAGAAGCAGCATGGGCATGTACGACGCTGACCGCGAGGCCAGCGCCAGCATGAACGCCATCGGCAACGGCGTGACCGACGAGGACCTTGACGAACTGAAGGGGTCTATGGAGCTTGGGTTCGGGTTCAACGAGGAGAACGGCGGGCAGAACCTCTGCGACACGCTCCCCGCCCTTGACCTGTATTTCGCCGTCAACCGGCAACTCTCAGAGCCCAAGATGCGGGTGTGCAGCCGCTCGTTGCCATCCCTTTCCATGGCGAGATCCTCATCTTCCACACAGTCGAGCCCGGGCGGTAGTCCTATGGCGCAGCACTCTCTCCTTGACTCGCTGAAAATTTCCAGTCCAG GCGACAACCCTCAGCTTATCAAGACAAGGCTTAGGCAATGGGCTCAGGTAGTTGCTTGTTCTGTGAAGCACTCTAGCTGA